Genomic window (Paenibacillus sp. 37):
CAGCCACTATGTCGTGGATAAGTTGAAGCCTTTCTTGGAGAAGCTCGAGATGCCAGACGGGGAAAACATTGCAGAAGAATAAAGTGTGTGAAGAACGTAGAGAGAAGTTATAAATAAAAAAACACCGGTAACGGTGTTTTTTTTATTTGCAGTTATACCAAGGGTATACGAAATGGATTATATCTTTGTTAAGTATTCGGTTAATTGATTGAGTGTTCCGGTAAACCCCGCTTGTACCATCTCTTTTGCAGCCTCGAAAGTTTGAAGTTCTTCCTCCGTTGGAGATGCGGGAGCAACAGTCAGTGTAATGGCTGTTTCCCCTTCCTCTTCGCTGAACGTTAGAGTATTTAGAGTGTTCATCGGCCAACTTTGGTCAAAGGGTGCACGTACAATGTGACCTTTCTCGTCAGAAAAGAAACTGGTGTATATAATTTTCTCTGATGCAATAATCTCACTGTATACGAATTTGACCCACATGGTGTCACCGTCAGCAGGTTTCTGGCTGTAATGAAAGACACCGCCCGAACGAAAATCTGATTCAGCAACATTTAACGACCAACCTTTTGGGCCCCACCAGTTCTGCAGATGTTCTGAGTCGGTAAATGCTTTAAACACAAGTTCGCGTGGAGCATTGAAGCGATAAGAGATTTCAACTGGACTAGACATTGTGTTTCCTCCAATAGTTTTAAGATAAGGTTAGCCATTATTTTCTTGCAGTAATCATGAAGCGTGCCGAGTTGGTACGAATGCCCTTCTCTTCGTAATGTTCTCTCACAAACTTCTGGAATCGTTCAACGTCCGTTTCTACCTTTCCGAAATCAGGAATAATGGGGGCATGGGTTAGGAGAAACATCAAGTCTTCGGGTGTAGCGTAATGCTCCACCACATTATATTCACGGACCTGAATGTCATGGAAACCTGCTATTTGAAGTTCATGCTTGTATCGTTCCATCAATGTGCCGGGTTGAATGCCAAGGCTCTGTCCACGTCCAAAAGCTTCTGAAAGGTTGGATTTATCATGTTCGCTGACCTGCTGGGTTAGAAATATCCCACCCTGAGCAAGAACTCTAAATACTTCTGAAGCAGAGAAGCTGGAGTGTCTGGAGGATACCACGTTAAAGAAGGAATCTGGAAATGTTATGTTCTCTGCGTCCATATGCAGGAAGCGTACGTTGGGGTGAACTCCTGCAGCTAAGAGATTATTTTGTGCAGTTTCAATCATTCCTTGAGCGAGATCAATTCCCACCAATAACAAGGCTTCTTCTGCAATGGATAGAACAGCTTCTCCACCGCCTGTTCCAATATCGAGTAACAGATCGGACGATCGCGTATGGCGAACAACTTCCTCATAGAAATTCCATCCGATCTTCTCCGAGACAACGTTCATGGAGCTGAAGTTCCAGCCATTCGTCCGGCCTACGCGTTCATAAAAGTCAGCATAATCTATGTTGTTTTTCATTTTCATTTTCATTTCCTCCAATGTGAGTTTGTTTGAACAGGACAAGAGAGTTGTGCATATCGTTCTATTGTAAATGGTCGAATGGGATCAAATGGACAGACGTGTCCCTTGATAGCTGGTACGCGTTTTGACCCAGCCCGACAACTATGTACTTCGAACAATACGGAGCAACATCCGTGTCACCTCACAAGTTGGAATGTCTTCATTATATTCAATTGACAGCGTATTCGCGAGGTGTTATTTTGAGGTGGAATGTATTCTATGAGTTCGAGGTGATCGATGGTGGCTATTCGTGCTAAGCAGATTTTTGTCAATTTACCTGTCCAAGATTTGAAGAAATCCGTTGAGTTTTTTACCAAGGTGGGATTTGAGTTTGACGCCAATTTTACGGACGAGTCTGCTACTTGTATGATCATCGGGGAAAATATTTACGCCATGCTTCTGGTGGAGGAACGTTTCCAATCCTTCATCTCGAAAAAAATCTCCAATGCTGCCGATACAACCGAAGTCATCGTTGCCCTGTCTGTAGATAGCCGAGAGCAGGTAGATGTAATTGTACAAGCTGCCCTCGATGCAGGCGCGAAACCATACAACGAACCGCAGGATCACGGATTCATGTATGGATGGAGTTTTCAAGATCTGGATGATCACCTCTGGGAAGTCTCCTATATGGACCTAAGTGCTTTTCCTTCGGCGTGACAAAATGAAAATAAGTAGAACCTTCCTAGTATAATAGGAAGGTTTTTTTGCATCTTTTCTGCATCCATTAATTATCGGGAGTATGCATTCACACATCCCCATGTACATGGACATGAATAGGATAACCCGAGCTTTTTAAAAAGGGACGACAGTCAGCCAAGGCATCCGTTGGACAGGGCGGTAACGCATTTGCGACCAATGCCAACGAATTGGGCAACATCCGGGTGCGCGCAGGACAGCAGGACTGAACAGGAGGAGATACCGCGTGTCGGTATCTCCTTTATGCTTTATGGAAACACGCACCGAATTTATCCGGATAACATATGGTGTATTCTACCTTTTTGCTATATGATAAGTGTCGATTCATGTTGACGTTTTGTATCGAAAGATGCTATAAGCTCATGTACTAGAAAGTTAGAAGGTAAGTATACATACGTTTCTTTTTGATGGAGGGATTAGGATGTATTGTCACATATGTGGGACCAAAAGTAGTCCTGGGGATAGTACGTGTAGAACGTGTAACACAAAACTGAAAGATGCAAGCTCCACAGAGGAACAGATCTGGGCGGAAACAGCAGTGGGTTTGGAAAAAAGAACAGGGGAAACAGCCGAATTATTATCCCGGCAGCAACAGCCTGCACTCAGACAGGGCAACACCAGTCAAGGCCGCGCATTTAGTTGGATCATTCCACTGTTACTGGCAGCCGTGATGGGGACTTTACTAACGTTCTACTACAAGCAGGAGATGGGTATTAATGCGGAGGTGAAGTCTCTGCATCAACAGGCGGAACAAGCTGCACTAGAGGGGAAATATAAAGAGGCTCTTCAACTGCTAGACACCGCTCTAGTGAAACGACCAAACTATGATGCACTTATACAGGATCGTCAAATTACGGCGAAAGCGTTCAATCTGATGAATCAGTTGAATGAGGCTGCCACAAGTCTGAAAACAGGAAAACTCTCAGAAGGAGACAAATCCATTCAGACAGTAGCGAAAGTACTGAAAGAGCGAGAAGAGCCTGTTTTCACCAAAGTGCGTGCCACATTAAGTAATAGAAAGGTTACGCTGGCTGTGCTGAAGGTGAAGAAAGAAATCGATAGTTTGACGACAGTAGAGGCACTGGCTGAGAAGCTGGATACGATATCGAATCTGAAGGGTAAGGAAGCCGAAGCAGTAGAGAAGCAAATTGTTGATAAGCTGGCAGGGATTAGCTATAAGCAGGCTGAGCAGCAAGTCAAGACAAAGGATTTTACAGCGGCATTGCAAACGGTCGATCAAGGGCTGTCTTATGCGCCGGAGGATGACAAACTGACAGCGTATCGTGATCGGGTGCTAAGTGAGAAGAAGAATTTCGAGAAAGCGGAAGCCGAACGAATTCAACTTGCCGAACAGCAGGCAGCAGAAGAAGATCTGAAGAATCGAACGTCGGCAGTGAGCATTGTGAATGTCGAAGCAACGCTTGATATGTATGGTGACCTGTATATTAGCGGTTCAATCATTAACAATGCAACTCGGCCGATCTCTTCCGTCACCGTCATGGTCGATATTTATGGTACAGACGGTACTTATTTGGGCCAAACCTATGTGGATGTGTATCCAAGCTGGATTGAAGTGGGTGAAGAAGGATTTTTTGAGACGTATTATTATGGTGTATACCAAGAAGCAGAAGTATCTGTTGTGAATGCAACGTGGTATCTGGAATAGGAGGACAGGTCGGAATGGGCAAACGAATATGGAGCACCATTATATCCAGTGCAATCATTATAGGAGCCGGAGCAGGAGGCGTGTTCTGGATTCACAGTTATACAGCAGATCAGTTGCAGGCTGAACCGAGATTGGCAGTTGTTAATGCGAAAGAAACAGAAAACGCAGCATCCAAACCGTCCTCCAAGACAGCCGTGAAGAAAACACGTAAACAGATTATTGAAGAGAGTCAGAAGAAAGTGGTTACGATCGAGAGCAGCAGCGGGCTAGGCTCCGGTTTTCTCTATAATGATCAGGGAGATGTTGTAACCAATGCTCATGTGGTAGAAGGTTCGGAGGAAGTGACGATACGTACTCTGAATCATGAGGAATACAAAGGAACCGTAATTGGAATCGGGGAAGAAACAGATATTGCTGTTGTTCGAGTACCTGATCTGAAAAAGTTGAAACCGCTGGCTATCGCCAAATCTAAAGCCGAGACTGGAGATGAAATCCTAGCTCTTGGGAGCCCGCTGGGATTAGAGAACACGGTAACTACAGGCATTATCAGCGGTGTTGGACGCAGCTTCGAAATTGCGCCTTACATTTACAGCAATCTGTATCAGATCTCGGCGCCGATTACCCATGGCAACAGTGGCGGACCACTAATCAACGCAGAGACGGGCGAAGTACTTGGTATTAACTCAGCCGTTGTGGAGCAGGAGGGTGGAATTGGGTTCAGTATCCCTATCACCAGCGTGCTGAAGCAGGTGCAAGCCTGGTCCAAGAAGCCATCCAGCACAACGGCGGTTCAGACGGCTGGTGGTAATGGATCGGGATCGCTCTCAGCTTCTGCGAAAGCAGAAGGGGTGGTGACCGAGTTTTACAACAGTCTGAATCTAAGTGACTATGTTACAGCTTATGCTTTGCTTGGTAGTGAATGGCAGAGCGGCACAAGTTATGCCAAATTTCGTGAGGGTTACCTCAATACCAGTTATGTGACGATTGGAGAGGTCTCTTCTATAGACAAGGGCAATGATGGGATGGAAGTGACAGCAGTGATTACAGCCGATGAACGCAGGGACGGCGAATATGTAACGACGAAGTATAGGGTTACATATCAGGTTGCTTCTGAGAATGGTCAATTGAAAATATTGCAGGGTAAAGGTAAGAAAATAACATAAAATAAATCATCAAAGGAGAGTTGGCTGATGTGCCACTCTCCTTTTTTATTGCTTATATTGGATGCATCTGTTAAAATACAGAACGAATGTTCAGTATGGATGGGACGGAGTGAAATGGAATGAATATGAATAAAAAGCAACTTCAAACCGAGCAGACCAAGAAGAAACTTGCGGATGCTTCCAAAGCCCTTTTTGTACAAAAAGGTTATAAAGCAACATCCATTGAGGATATTGTAGCTGCGACGGGCAGCAGCAAAGGCAATATATATTACCATTTTAAAAGTAAGGAAGGTCTGTTCCTCTATCTAATCGATGAATGGGACCGAGAGTGGGAAGAGAGCTGGGCGGCCAAAGAACATCTCTATCACACCTCCACGGAGAAGATTTATGGTTTGGCGGAGCAATTAGTTCTGGACGATATGAATCACCCCCTGACGAAGGCGGCTGATGAGTTCTTCACAGGGGAAAAGAAAGAAAATGATATTGAGGAGCGGATCTCCTTAATGTTTGAGCGGCATATTCAATTTAATAAACAAATGATAGAGCAAGGCATTGAGAGTGGTGAGTTCAAAGCAGACAATGTAGATAATCTCGCACTGATATTGGAAAGTACCATTATTGGTCTTAGTCAGATGTCACGGGGGATGGAGCCTGATCAGGCTCTTGCGTTATACCGCCAGGCCGCCAGTGTATTCTTACATGGGATTGCAAAGGATAAAGCTTAAGCAACATTTTGACAACTACGGAGGATGGAATCATGGCATTACTTACACGGAACAGGGGCGCACTGCTGCTGTTAATGTTTAATATTTTTCTTGTTTTTACGGGTATTGGTCTGGTTGTGCCGATCATGCCTGCGTATATGGATCTACTGCAAATCACCGGATTCACGGTTGGATTGCTGGTAGCGGCATTCTCCTTCACCCAGTTTCTGTTCTCCCCGCTTGCGGGTCGATGGTCGGATACATGGGGACGTAAAAAAATTATCGTTGGCGGCATGCTGATCTTTGCCGTATCGGAGTTTATGTTTGGTGCGGTCAATGCACCAGTCTTGCTCTTCGCGGCCCGGATGCTTGGTGGTATTGGTGCGGCGATGATCTTCCCGGCGGTTATGGCTTACACCGCAGATATTACAACAGAGGAAGAACGCGGCAAAGGTATGGGATTGATTAATGCAGCCATTACAACCGGATTTATCATCGGACCGGGAATTGGTGGATACATTGCTGACTTTGGCATTCGAATTCCGTTCTACGCCGCAGGGGTTGCCGGGTTGCTGGCATCGATTATCACGTTGATTATTTTGCCTGAATCCACGCGAAGCACAGGAGAGCAAACTAAACCTGTAGCTGGCGCAGAGAAGGTCAAAGCTCCGGGTATGGTATCCCAATTGCTCAATTCATATCGTGAACCGTACTTTTTCAGCTTGATTATCGTGTTTGTTATGGCATTTGGTCTGGCTAACTATGAGACGGTATTTTCACTATTTGTGGATCACAAATTTGGCTTCACGACCAAAGACATTGCATTTATCATTACATTTGGTTCCATCGCGGGTGCGGTTGTGCAAGTATCCCTGATCGGTTGGTTGCTCAATCGGTTTGGTGAAAAGATGGTCATTTCAGTCTGTCTGTTATTTGTAGCCGTATTTGTACTGTTGACCTTGTTTGTAAGTACGTACTGGATGATTCTTGTCGTAACGTTTATCGTGTTCCTGGGCATGGACATTTTACGTCCGGCGATCAGTACACAGATGTCCAAACTGGCACAGGAACAACAGGGCTTTGTGGCCGGATTGAACTCGGCTTACACGAGTTTGGGAAATATCGCAGGCCCGATCGTAGCTGGAGCACTATTCGATGTGAATATTAACTATCCTTATGTTTCGGCAGCAGCAGTTTTGGCGATCTGTTTCCTGTTATCCCTACGGGTACTCAGAGGGGCCAAAGCGGTAAAACAACCGAAGGCTGAAATGTAATTTTATAATTGGAAATGAAGTACATTAACAAAAAAAACAGTCGATCACACATAACGTGTGGTCGACTGTTTTTTATTATGATATTAAAGGAGTACGGTATTAACGAATTTCTCCATTCGTTTCAATTAGTTTTTGATACCAGTGGAAACTCTGTTTGCGGATACG
Coding sequences:
- a CDS encoding SRPBCC domain-containing protein → MSSPVEISYRFNAPRELVFKAFTDSEHLQNWWGPKGWSLNVAESDFRSGGVFHYSQKPADGDTMWVKFVYSEIIASEKIIYTSFFSDEKGHIVRAPFDQSWPMNTLNTLTFSEEEGETAITLTVAPASPTEEELQTFEAAKEMVQAGFTGTLNQLTEYLTKI
- a CDS encoding class I SAM-dependent methyltransferase, translated to MKNNIDYADFYERVGRTNGWNFSSMNVVSEKIGWNFYEEVVRHTRSSDLLLDIGTGGGEAVLSIAEEALLLVGIDLAQGMIETAQNNLLAAGVHPNVRFLHMDAENITFPDSFFNVVSSRHSSFSASEVFRVLAQGGIFLTQQVSEHDKSNLSEAFGRGQSLGIQPGTLMERYKHELQIAGFHDIQVREYNVVEHYATPEDLMFLLTHAPIIPDFGKVETDVERFQKFVREHYEEKGIRTNSARFMITARK
- a CDS encoding VOC family protein, with translation MAIRAKQIFVNLPVQDLKKSVEFFTKVGFEFDANFTDESATCMIIGENIYAMLLVEERFQSFISKKISNAADTTEVIVALSVDSREQVDVIVQAALDAGAKPYNEPQDHGFMYGWSFQDLDDHLWEVSYMDLSAFPSA
- a CDS encoding FxLYD domain-containing protein, whose amino-acid sequence is MEKRTGETAELLSRQQQPALRQGNTSQGRAFSWIIPLLLAAVMGTLLTFYYKQEMGINAEVKSLHQQAEQAALEGKYKEALQLLDTALVKRPNYDALIQDRQITAKAFNLMNQLNEAATSLKTGKLSEGDKSIQTVAKVLKEREEPVFTKVRATLSNRKVTLAVLKVKKEIDSLTTVEALAEKLDTISNLKGKEAEAVEKQIVDKLAGISYKQAEQQVKTKDFTAALQTVDQGLSYAPEDDKLTAYRDRVLSEKKNFEKAEAERIQLAEQQAAEEDLKNRTSAVSIVNVEATLDMYGDLYISGSIINNATRPISSVTVMVDIYGTDGTYLGQTYVDVYPSWIEVGEEGFFETYYYGVYQEAEVSVVNATWYLE
- a CDS encoding S1C family serine protease is translated as MGKRIWSTIISSAIIIGAGAGGVFWIHSYTADQLQAEPRLAVVNAKETENAASKPSSKTAVKKTRKQIIEESQKKVVTIESSSGLGSGFLYNDQGDVVTNAHVVEGSEEVTIRTLNHEEYKGTVIGIGEETDIAVVRVPDLKKLKPLAIAKSKAETGDEILALGSPLGLENTVTTGIISGVGRSFEIAPYIYSNLYQISAPITHGNSGGPLINAETGEVLGINSAVVEQEGGIGFSIPITSVLKQVQAWSKKPSSTTAVQTAGGNGSGSLSASAKAEGVVTEFYNSLNLSDYVTAYALLGSEWQSGTSYAKFREGYLNTSYVTIGEVSSIDKGNDGMEVTAVITADERRDGEYVTTKYRVTYQVASENGQLKILQGKGKKIT
- a CDS encoding TetR/AcrR family transcriptional regulator, translated to MNKKQLQTEQTKKKLADASKALFVQKGYKATSIEDIVAATGSSKGNIYYHFKSKEGLFLYLIDEWDREWEESWAAKEHLYHTSTEKIYGLAEQLVLDDMNHPLTKAADEFFTGEKKENDIEERISLMFERHIQFNKQMIEQGIESGEFKADNVDNLALILESTIIGLSQMSRGMEPDQALALYRQAASVFLHGIAKDKA
- a CDS encoding MFS transporter, coding for MALLTRNRGALLLLMFNIFLVFTGIGLVVPIMPAYMDLLQITGFTVGLLVAAFSFTQFLFSPLAGRWSDTWGRKKIIVGGMLIFAVSEFMFGAVNAPVLLFAARMLGGIGAAMIFPAVMAYTADITTEEERGKGMGLINAAITTGFIIGPGIGGYIADFGIRIPFYAAGVAGLLASIITLIILPESTRSTGEQTKPVAGAEKVKAPGMVSQLLNSYREPYFFSLIIVFVMAFGLANYETVFSLFVDHKFGFTTKDIAFIITFGSIAGAVVQVSLIGWLLNRFGEKMVISVCLLFVAVFVLLTLFVSTYWMILVVTFIVFLGMDILRPAISTQMSKLAQEQQGFVAGLNSAYTSLGNIAGPIVAGALFDVNINYPYVSAAAVLAICFLLSLRVLRGAKAVKQPKAEM